In Candidatus Syntrophoarchaeum caldarius, one DNA window encodes the following:
- a CDS encoding CRISPR-associated protein Cas3 has product MDLSDLQLKKDVLMDLSYLIGVCHDFGKATEYFQNYIKEVDEKKRMQMKGRQETKHGLLSAIFTYFVLQEYLKDLKDQKVLNEPLCDILAVIGYLIIKRHHGNLKDARFEILDLKEDEDIEVLNRQIQSINLNEVEKVYCDLLNVDISYFFNHHQQIVKEILQKKKRIRRLREEENIQYSLITQLLYSVLINSDKVDASGIEIERNRREISSDLVDAYKVIKGYNEPDGKMNNIRNCIYDDVIFMLNELDLKQKIYSLNVPTGTGKTLTSLSFALKLRDKLKREKGFTPKIIYSLPFMSIIDQNFDEFERVFKKVNGHIPTTDILLKHHHLADIFFETKDDEFETTESLFLIEGWNSEIIVTTFVQFFHTLISNKNRTLRKYHNIVNSIVILDEVQSIPHEYWLLFKKLIDVFSRCFNTYFIFVTATQPLIFEPETEIKELVKDKSKYFSEFDRIELIPELESTPFDKFKEIVRKDIEEHKEKDFLVVLNTINSSKELYEYLKDFEIPETSYYYLSTNIIPKERLSRIKKIKAEKGRKIIVSTQLIEAGVDIDVDIVYRDFSTLDSINQVAGRCNRNYSEDKKGLVKVFVLIDTNNNDRKYYQYIYGDKAILINKTSKVLENYSKINEPLFLEITNEYYTKVKDAMADDESEKMVAYLCNLEFESIQKNFRLIKQDYEKIDVFIELDENAKRIWHEYQEIRNVKDPLERKKEFLKIKKDFYDYVISVPKKYANQVGFDEKTGIGYISKVEIDQGIGYDSETGFKRENAGGGSIIC; this is encoded by the coding sequence ATGGATTTAAGCGATTTGCAACTGAAAAAAGATGTTCTGATGGATTTATCATATCTTATCGGCGTTTGCCACGATTTTGGAAAAGCAACAGAATACTTTCAGAATTATATAAAAGAGGTAGATGAAAAGAAAAGAATGCAGATGAAGGGCAGACAGGAGACGAAACACGGGTTACTTTCTGCTATTTTTACTTATTTTGTCTTACAGGAATACTTAAAAGATTTGAAGGATCAAAAAGTCTTAAATGAACCTCTTTGCGATATTCTCGCTGTCATAGGATATCTGATTATAAAAAGGCATCATGGGAATTTGAAAGATGCACGTTTCGAGATACTTGATCTCAAAGAGGATGAGGATATAGAGGTTTTAAATAGACAAATTCAATCTATCAATCTAAATGAGGTGGAGAAAGTTTATTGCGATTTGTTAAATGTTGACATCAGTTACTTCTTTAACCATCACCAACAAATAGTAAAGGAAATTTTGCAAAAAAAGAAGCGAATAAGACGCTTGAGAGAAGAAGAAAATATTCAGTACAGTCTTATCACACAACTATTATATTCAGTCTTGATAAATTCGGATAAAGTTGATGCATCTGGTATCGAAATTGAGAGAAACAGAAGAGAGATTTCATCTGATCTGGTAGATGCATATAAAGTGATCAAAGGATACAACGAACCAGACGGGAAGATGAATAACATAAGAAATTGCATTTATGACGATGTCATATTTATGCTCAATGAATTAGACCTTAAACAAAAAATCTATTCCTTAAACGTACCGACAGGCACGGGAAAGACTTTAACTTCTTTATCTTTTGCTTTGAAGTTGCGAGATAAATTGAAGAGAGAAAAGGGATTTACACCTAAAATAATCTATTCACTTCCTTTTATGAGTATAATTGACCAGAATTTTGATGAATTTGAGCGTGTGTTTAAAAAAGTAAACGGACATATCCCCACCACTGATATTTTATTAAAACATCACCATCTTGCAGATATTTTCTTTGAAACTAAAGATGATGAGTTTGAAACAACGGAGAGTCTGTTTTTGATTGAGGGGTGGAATTCTGAAATAATTGTAACAACCTTCGTGCAATTCTTCCATACATTAATCTCAAATAAAAATCGAACACTGCGAAAATACCATAATATTGTAAATTCTATTGTCATACTGGACGAAGTTCAATCAATACCTCATGAATACTGGTTGCTCTTTAAGAAGTTAATCGATGTTTTTTCAAGGTGTTTCAATACATATTTCATATTTGTAACCGCGACACAACCCCTTATATTTGAGCCTGAAACAGAAATTAAAGAGCTTGTGAAAGATAAAAGCAAATATTTTAGTGAATTTGACCGTATTGAGCTAATTCCAGAGTTGGAAAGTACACCATTTGATAAATTCAAAGAAATTGTGAGAAAGGATATTGAAGAACATAAAGAAAAAGATTTTCTGGTGGTGTTAAATACAATCAATTCCTCGAAAGAGCTCTATGAATATTTAAAAGATTTTGAAATACCAGAAACGAGTTATTATTATCTTTCCACAAATATTATACCTAAAGAGCGTTTGAGTAGGATTAAGAAGATCAAAGCTGAGAAAGGTAGAAAGATTATTGTGAGTACACAGCTTATTGAGGCTGGCGTGGACATCGATGTAGATATAGTCTATCGGGATTTTTCAACCCTTGACTCGATCAATCAGGTTGCAGGACGATGTAACAGAAATTATAGCGAAGATAAAAAAGGTCTGGTAAAAGTTTTTGTTTTGATAGATACAAATAACAATGACCGAAAGTATTACCAGTACATCTATGGAGACAAAGCAATTTTAATAAATAAAACCTCTAAAGTCTTAGAAAATTATTCAAAGATAAATGAACCGTTGTTTTTAGAAATAACGAATGAATACTACACGAAAGTTAAAGATGCGATGGCTGATGATGAATCGGAAAAGATGGTTGCATATCTTTGTAATCTGGAATTTGAGTCAATACAGAAGAATTTTAGGTTGATAAAGCAGGATTATGAAAAAATCGACGTCTTCATCGAACTTGACGAAAACGCCAAAAGAATCTGGCATGAATACCAAGAGATTCGCAATGTTAAAGATCCATTGGAACGCAAAAAGGAGTTTCTCAAAATCAAAAAAGACTTCTACGATTATGTAATCTCCGTTCCCAAAAAATATGCAAACCAGGTTGGTTTTGATGAAAAAACAGGAATTGGTTATATTTCAAAGGTTGAGATAGATCAAGGAATTGGATATGATTCAGAAACAGGTTTCAAAAGAGAGAATGCCGGTGGCGGTTCAATAATCTGTTAA
- a CDS encoding CRISPR-associated protein Cas5, whose amino-acid sequence MNKVLVFDVWGEYAHFRKYYTTTSPLSYSIPPRTAVTGFIGAILGLKKEEYLKHFTKKQAFITVGLLNPVKKVRISENLINTKDGYFIPFRKTGHQPRTQIRFEFIKDPKYRLYFYHTDDGLYARTKKLLANHKSIYTPYLGISEHIANFEFIGEMNIQKKILEDFVKVNSVIPEDPANKIEFEANMEYFSETMPIEMDFDRTVVEYRNIMFERNGQRIKAKLKEFWELDNGERILFM is encoded by the coding sequence ATGAATAAAGTGCTGGTCTTTGATGTGTGGGGAGAATATGCACACTTCAGAAAATATTATACAACAACTTCCCCACTTTCATATTCCATACCACCACGAACCGCGGTTACTGGTTTTATTGGGGCCATACTTGGACTCAAAAAAGAAGAATATCTCAAGCATTTCACCAAGAAGCAAGCATTTATAACGGTTGGATTGTTGAATCCCGTAAAAAAGGTAAGAATATCTGAGAATTTGATCAATACAAAAGATGGCTATTTTATCCCTTTTAGAAAAACAGGGCACCAGCCGCGTACTCAAATCAGATTTGAATTCATAAAAGATCCGAAATATAGACTATATTTTTATCACACAGACGATGGGTTGTACGCCCGGACAAAAAAACTTCTTGCCAATCACAAAAGCATTTATACACCGTATCTCGGCATAAGCGAACACATAGCTAATTTTGAGTTTATCGGGGAGATGAACATCCAAAAAAAGATTCTGGAGGATTTTGTAAAGGTAAATTCAGTGATTCCAGAAGATCCAGCTAATAAAATTGAGTTTGAGGCCAATATGGAATATTTTTCAGAGACAATGCCAATTGAGATGGATTTTGACAGAACGGTAGTTGAGTACAGAAATATAATGTTTGAACGGAATGGACAGCGAATCAAAGCGAAACTAAAGGAGTTCTGGGAGCTTGATAATGGCGAAAGAATCCTTTTCATGTAA
- a CDS encoding CRISPR-associated protein, Csh2 family → MSEIISNRAEILFLYDVRDSNPNGDPLDENKPRIDEETGINIVTDVRLKRTIRDYLHDFKGEEVFIREVRKDDGKLKTKEDRLGDLKIDSPEALLNCIDIRLFGATTAIKKKTITFTGPVQFKIGKSMHRVLLKFIKGTTVMPSKEAKGQGTFTEEYILPYSLINFYGIINENAAKDTKLTDADVSLLLDAIWNGTKNLISRSKAGQMPRLLLKVNYKEKNYHIGDLDSMITLESNLRDEEIRDITEVKLDVTELMSVLSSNKEKIASIDYKADDRLSFVYNGVEKSFAECLIDAGMFINQLAL, encoded by the coding sequence ATGAGTGAAATAATTTCAAATAGGGCAGAGATTTTGTTTCTGTATGATGTGAGGGATTCAAATCCCAATGGTGACCCACTTGATGAGAATAAGCCGAGGATAGACGAAGAGACAGGGATTAACATTGTGACCGATGTACGGCTAAAGAGAACGATACGGGATTATCTGCACGATTTCAAAGGAGAGGAGGTATTTATACGCGAAGTGCGGAAGGACGACGGAAAACTCAAGACGAAAGAAGATAGACTGGGTGATTTAAAAATAGACAGTCCAGAAGCTTTGTTGAATTGCATCGACATAAGGTTATTTGGCGCCACAACAGCGATAAAAAAGAAGACCATAACATTTACAGGTCCTGTTCAATTTAAGATTGGTAAATCGATGCACAGGGTTCTTCTGAAGTTCATTAAAGGCACAACAGTCATGCCATCCAAAGAAGCGAAAGGACAGGGAACATTCACCGAGGAATATATCTTGCCATATTCTCTAATCAACTTCTATGGCATCATCAATGAAAATGCTGCGAAAGATACGAAACTGACGGATGCAGATGTATCACTACTTCTCGATGCAATCTGGAACGGCACAAAGAACCTCATTTCAAGGTCAAAGGCAGGTCAAATGCCGAGACTCCTCCTGAAAGTCAATTACAAAGAGAAGAATTATCATATAGGAGATCTCGACAGTATGATCACTTTAGAATCCAATCTTCGAGACGAGGAGATACGAGATATAACAGAGGTAAAGCTGGACGTAACAGAACTCATGAGCGTTTTGAGTTCAAATAAAGAGAAAATAGCGAGTATAGATTATAAAGCAGACGATAGGCTAAGTTTTGTCTATAATGGAGTGGAAAAAAGCTTTGCTGAGTGCCTTATTGATGCAGGAATGTTTATCAATCAATTAGCACTGTAG
- a CDS encoding CRISPR-associated protein, family → MIEAVRRIGEYAFEKKGISLDNSIDLLSILIQDPASSKAYKHILAIKLNKRENGFEFADIDLEDYSKSKIVQYLYRRGSGNGPDITPTSRVTEIEKTFVKNKILPWFQKTLRDETLNLEDEELEFLRGINDCLSENKDLILSKLKVLSEEIPRDENSIITIVIEDNGKRYIGDYSVFREILKTRALSGYYQKYNKESKSEDKICSICKRQKDEVYGFVSTYKFYTVDKPGSVSGGFDQSLAWKNYPVCQMCALTLEEGKKYLEDFSSFRFYGFDYYLIPKPLIVEKSDEVYRILEDFKGVNPEFKKGYIHLLDDTEDEILELISEQKNFFNNNLLIYEESPREFKILLYIEDVLPSRLRKLFDVKKELDGIAVFKNCRVSVFENGKKQVKSHLEFNFGNIWHFFGRTRERDMSKYFLDITNRILTNRKIDYSFLMWGIMENIKRQFINNFSTEESSLRGFQLLLYLRRLNLLENFDRGSYMNEKRISDIFGSGDATDRVKQAEHLFEEFSDFFNNDAKKAIFMEGVLAQRLLNIQYHDRGSTPFRSKLQGLKLDEKVIKGLLPQIQNKLEEYGKNYYTDLEGLISKYMIEAGDGWRMSKDEIGFYFVLGMNLSYLFKSKKEEETNGGGNANE, encoded by the coding sequence ATGATTGAGGCGGTGAGGAGGATTGGGGAGTATGCGTTTGAGAAAAAGGGGATCTCCCTCGATAATTCAATAGATCTCTTAAGTATTTTAATACAGGATCCAGCAAGTTCGAAGGCTTATAAGCACATTCTTGCTATAAAACTGAATAAAAGGGAGAATGGCTTTGAATTCGCTGATATAGATCTGGAAGATTATTCTAAAAGCAAAATAGTGCAGTACCTGTATAGGAGGGGATCGGGAAACGGTCCTGATATTACGCCAACATCACGGGTTACAGAGATCGAGAAAACCTTTGTTAAAAATAAGATATTGCCATGGTTTCAAAAAACGCTCAGAGATGAAACGCTCAATCTCGAAGATGAAGAACTCGAATTTTTAAGAGGTATAAACGATTGCCTCTCGGAAAATAAAGATCTAATTCTATCCAAATTGAAGGTTTTGAGTGAAGAAATCCCTCGAGATGAGAACAGCATCATAACTATCGTAATTGAGGATAACGGCAAGAGATACATAGGTGATTATTCTGTTTTCAGAGAAATACTCAAAACAAGGGCATTGTCAGGCTATTACCAAAAATACAACAAAGAATCGAAATCGGAAGATAAGATCTGTTCTATTTGTAAACGCCAAAAGGACGAGGTTTATGGTTTTGTTAGCACATATAAGTTTTATACGGTGGATAAACCCGGATCTGTGAGTGGAGGTTTCGATCAAAGTTTGGCATGGAAGAACTACCCGGTCTGCCAGATGTGTGCTCTTACACTTGAAGAGGGCAAAAAATATCTTGAGGATTTTTCAAGTTTCAGATTTTATGGTTTTGATTATTACTTGATTCCCAAACCGCTCATAGTAGAGAAGAGTGATGAAGTTTATCGTATTTTAGAAGATTTCAAAGGGGTGAATCCAGAGTTTAAAAAGGGTTATATTCACCTTCTGGATGATACCGAAGATGAGATACTGGAATTGATCTCGGAACAGAAAAATTTCTTTAACAACAATCTGCTGATATATGAAGAGTCACCGCGGGAATTTAAGATTTTGTTGTACATTGAAGATGTTCTCCCTTCGCGCTTAAGAAAACTTTTTGATGTCAAGAAAGAGCTGGATGGGATAGCGGTTTTTAAGAATTGTAGAGTATCTGTTTTTGAAAATGGAAAGAAACAGGTTAAAAGCCATTTAGAATTTAATTTTGGCAATATATGGCACTTCTTCGGGCGTACACGAGAACGAGATATGAGTAAGTATTTTCTCGATATCACAAACAGGATTTTAACAAACAGGAAGATAGATTATTCGTTCCTAATGTGGGGCATTATGGAGAATATAAAAAGACAATTTATCAATAACTTTTCGACTGAAGAATCCTCTTTAAGGGGTTTTCAACTCTTACTTTATTTACGCAGGTTGAATCTATTAGAAAATTTTGATAGAGGTAGTTATATGAATGAGAAAAGAATATCTGATATATTTGGGAGTGGCGATGCGACAGATAGAGTGAAACAGGCTGAACACTTATTTGAAGAGTTTTCTGATTTCTTCAACAACGATGCTAAAAAAGCCATCTTTATGGAGGGTGTATTGGCACAGCGGTTGTTAAATATTCAGTATCATGATAGAGGGTCAACACCGTTCAGGTCGAAGCTCCAGGGTTTGAAACTGGATGAGAAGGTTATCAAGGGGCTTTTACCGCAGATACAAAATAAATTGGAGGAGTACGGTAAAAACTATTACACAGACTTAGAGGGTTTAATATCAAAATACATGATCGAGGCAGGTGATGGATGGAGAATGTCAAAAGACGAGATTGGATTTTATTTCGTGCTTGGTATGAACCTTTCATATCTGTTTAAATCCAAGAAAGAAGAAGAAACCAACGGTGGAGGTAATGCAAATGAGTGA
- a CDS encoding CRISPR-associated protein has product MVEKLTLISTIYRIEPVIVSVTHFSPSKVILIREEDAPEEMIRSENMLRDTLGAVIEIETEITSLYDIVRIAEDVAALIEAEVARGQQVVINISGGRKPQALGALFGTYARKEMVRKVVYITEEDQRIVDLPLLDFGISSTKRMILEAVDEGVRSVPDIAIRIGISKGMTYNHIRELKAKGFVSEDLQITNAGRLAII; this is encoded by the coding sequence ATGGTTGAAAAACTCACGCTCATCTCAACTATATACAGAATCGAACCTGTGATTGTATCGGTAACACACTTCTCACCCTCAAAGGTGATCCTGATACGTGAAGAAGACGCGCCCGAAGAGATGATACGATCAGAAAATATGCTGAGAGATACGCTCGGTGCTGTAATCGAGATTGAGACGGAGATCACAAGCCTCTATGATATTGTGAGAATTGCAGAAGATGTTGCAGCATTGATCGAGGCAGAGGTGGCACGCGGTCAGCAGGTGGTTATCAATATAAGCGGTGGGAGGAAGCCACAGGCGTTGGGGGCGTTGTTTGGGACTTATGCACGGAAGGAGATGGTCAGAAAGGTTGTATATATCACCGAAGAGGATCAAAGAATCGTTGATCTCCCGCTTCTTGATTTTGGAATCTCTTCCACGAAACGGATGATACTCGAGGCAGTGGATGAAGGAGTGAGATCTGTTCCCGATATCGCAATTAGAATCGGTATAAGCAAGGGTATGACCTATAACCACATAAGAGAGCTCAAGGCAAAGGGCTTTGTATCAGAGGATCTACAGATTACAAACGCAGGAAGGCTTGCGATAATCTGA
- a CDS encoding radical SAM protein, with protein MDDKTFKIAKKTKDCIECGFCTCYIDCSASKYGFCSGCGICVDACPYFGRVLIPDPHERRKIQIIVDGESFEISEHITVKAALESLGYKVHAPCKSGGCFECAVMIDGVLKQSCITPVYDGMKIDTETSQVTPLRIVSGFQGHMVGGVGTPHQLKKLHRVIEVACFGHGCILRCPTCQNWEVTYSSVDLPLTPRDASKLMTHARKEFRVDRMAISGGEATLNSGWLIKYFRELKMRNRDERARFHLDTNGVLLTPGYIDDLYGAGMSDIGVDLKGIRLETFMRISGLEDSEYAKKLLNAAWKAVRYIVDNYFDKIFIGIGIPYNRSLIQEEELYRMGESIASMRDDIQVGLLDYRGEFRMRKMKRPSFDEMLHAKRILEDAGLKCVIAQTERGYIGPL; from the coding sequence ATGGATGATAAGACCTTCAAGATCGCAAAAAAGACCAAGGATTGTATAGAATGCGGGTTCTGTACCTGTTACATCGATTGCTCAGCCAGTAAATACGGTTTCTGCTCTGGATGTGGTATCTGTGTTGATGCCTGTCCATACTTTGGGAGGGTACTCATCCCTGATCCCCATGAACGTCGAAAGATCCAGATAATCGTTGATGGGGAGAGTTTTGAGATCTCTGAGCATATAACTGTGAAAGCAGCACTTGAATCACTGGGCTATAAAGTTCATGCACCCTGCAAAAGCGGTGGATGCTTTGAGTGCGCGGTTATGATCGATGGCGTTCTCAAACAGAGCTGTATCACGCCTGTTTACGATGGCATGAAGATTGATACCGAGACATCTCAGGTTACACCTTTGAGGATTGTATCGGGATTTCAGGGGCATATGGTCGGTGGAGTCGGGACACCACATCAGCTAAAGAAGCTTCACCGCGTAATCGAGGTTGCATGCTTTGGACATGGTTGCATACTTCGGTGTCCGACATGTCAGAACTGGGAGGTTACCTATTCTTCTGTTGATCTCCCGCTTACACCTCGTGATGCTTCAAAGCTCATGACCCACGCAAGAAAAGAGTTTCGCGTTGACAGGATGGCAATATCGGGTGGAGAGGCCACTTTGAACTCAGGATGGCTTATCAAATACTTTAGAGAGCTGAAGATGAGAAACAGAGACGAGCGTGCAAGGTTTCACCTCGATACAAACGGCGTTCTTCTCACACCCGGCTATATCGACGATCTTTATGGTGCCGGCATGAGCGATATCGGCGTAGATCTTAAAGGGATACGCCTTGAGACATTTATGAGAATAAGCGGTCTTGAAGATTCTGAATATGCAAAGAAGCTTCTTAACGCCGCATGGAAGGCTGTTAGATATATCGTTGATAACTACTTTGATAAGATCTTTATCGGCATAGGAATCCCTTATAACCGAAGTTTAATTCAAGAAGAAGAGCTTTATCGCATGGGTGAGTCGATAGCTTCTATGAGGGATGATATACAGGTCGGGCTTCTTGACTATCGTGGTGAGTTCAGGATGAGAAAGATGAAAAGACCCTCCTTTGATGAGATGCTCCATGCAAAGCGGATTTTAGAGGATGCAGGCTTAAAGTGCGTGATTGCTCAGACTGAGAGGGGATATATAGGTCCTTTATGA
- a CDS encoding CRISPR-associated protein Cas4 — MISDVIEYLFCPRFIYFMYCLDIPQHEERHYKVLKGRELHEMREKINRDYIRKKLDCVRKEVAVYLNSRRYHVRGIVDEVLFLEDGTAAPFDYKFAEYRDYLFRTHKYQSALYALMIAEHYGVEVKRGFVCYARSNYRVKEIEFKDRDFKRAAEMVSEILSIIQDGFYPKGTSYKARCVDCTYRRICDG, encoded by the coding sequence ATGATCTCGGATGTTATCGAGTATCTCTTCTGTCCGAGATTCATCTACTTTATGTACTGCCTTGATATCCCGCAGCATGAGGAACGGCATTACAAGGTTTTGAAGGGAAGAGAGCTGCATGAGATGAGGGAGAAGATCAACAGGGATTATATCAGAAAGAAGCTTGACTGTGTGAGAAAAGAGGTTGCCGTTTATCTCAACTCGAGGAGGTATCATGTACGGGGAATCGTTGATGAAGTTCTCTTCCTTGAGGATGGTACAGCAGCCCCATTTGACTATAAGTTTGCAGAGTACAGGGATTATCTATTCAGGACGCATAAGTATCAGTCTGCACTCTACGCACTCATGATAGCAGAGCATTACGGGGTTGAGGTGAAGAGGGGCTTTGTCTGTTATGCAAGGAGCAACTACAGGGTCAAGGAGATCGAGTTCAAAGATAGGGATTTCAAGAGGGCGGCTGAGATGGTCTCAGAGATTCTCTCGATAATACAGGATGGATTTTATCCAAAAGGGACGAGTTATAAGGCGAGGTGTGTTGACTGCACATACAGGAGAATCTGCGATGGATGA
- a CDS encoding CRISPR-associated protein Cas2 codes for MLVWVIYDISDDKKRNHVVKICKNYGLYRVQKSAFLGTLNRNEWDSLALETGDEIDEGDSLYIFPVCDDCFKKIKLIGEGFDKDLVRDELGVKFF; via the coding sequence GTGCTCGTATGGGTGATATATGACATCTCGGATGATAAGAAGCGAAACCATGTCGTTAAGATCTGCAAGAACTATGGACTCTACCGCGTGCAGAAGAGTGCATTTCTCGGGACGCTGAACAGAAACGAATGGGATTCGCTTGCACTTGAGACGGGTGACGAGATCGATGAAGGCGACTCACTCTACATATTCCCGGTCTGTGATGACTGCTTTAAAAAGATAAAACTGATCGGAGAAGGATTTGATAAGGATCTTGTGAGAGATGAGCTTGGAGTTAAGTTTTTCTGA
- a CDS encoding CRISPR-associated protein Cas1, translating into MQLVINTRGSYLRKKENRFLVRNEDKVFEVSVNKVDSILIATSAYISTDAIRFAVENNIEIVFIDHNGNPYGRVWHSKLGSTTLIRRRQLEIYDKDDGLKLAKAWSVKKIENQIELLKRLKQTRPEKHNELKAYIERIEEMRDKLKGLKGAIDDRRSTILGIEGMSSKIYFEAVNFVMPQKFKFDGRSRQPARDEFNAMLNYGYGVLYSMVERACILAGLDPYIGFLHTDNYNKKSLVFDLIEIFRTWVDETVIFLFTKRKVKKEYFDQIEGGVSLNKEGRAVLIQALNETFDKTVKYRGRNVQVRNIIQSECHGVANRLIGKR; encoded by the coding sequence ATGCAACTCGTAATCAACACCCGTGGATCATACCTGAGAAAGAAGGAGAACCGCTTTCTTGTCAGGAATGAGGATAAGGTCTTTGAGGTATCGGTGAATAAGGTTGATAGTATACTGATTGCGACATCTGCGTATATCTCGACCGATGCGATCAGGTTTGCAGTTGAGAATAACATCGAGATCGTCTTCATAGACCATAATGGCAACCCTTACGGCAGGGTGTGGCACTCAAAGCTTGGAAGCACAACATTGATCAGAAGAAGGCAGCTTGAGATCTATGATAAAGATGATGGATTGAAGCTTGCAAAGGCATGGTCTGTAAAGAAGATCGAGAATCAGATAGAGCTTTTAAAACGACTAAAGCAGACTCGCCCCGAGAAGCACAATGAGCTTAAGGCATATATAGAACGGATCGAAGAGATGAGGGATAAATTAAAGGGACTGAAAGGTGCGATAGATGATAGGCGAAGTACAATCCTCGGAATCGAGGGCATGTCCTCAAAGATCTACTTTGAAGCGGTAAATTTTGTGATGCCTCAGAAGTTCAAGTTTGATGGAAGAAGTCGGCAGCCTGCAAGGGATGAGTTCAATGCGATGCTTAACTACGGATACGGAGTCCTGTACTCGATGGTTGAGCGAGCGTGTATCCTTGCAGGGCTTGATCCGTACATTGGATTTCTTCATACAGATAACTACAACAAGAAGTCCCTTGTATTCGATCTGATCGAGATCTTCAGGACGTGGGTCGATGAGACTGTAATTTTCCTTTTCACGAAGCGAAAGGTCAAAAAAGAATACTTTGACCAGATTGAGGGCGGCGTATCGCTCAACAAGGAGGGGAGAGCAGTGCTGATTCAGGCTTTGAATGAGACTTTTGACAAGACTGTTAAGTACAGAGGAAGGAATGTGCAGGTCAGAAATATTATCCAGTCTGAGTGTCATGGGGTTGCGAATCGGTTGATAGGGAAGAGATAA
- a CDS encoding acylphosphatase encodes MNSIEQAHLIIKGRVQKAGYRDHIDEMAFNLDLTGYVKNLPDGSVEVVCEGEREKIEQFIDLIWIKQYPISVEDIEVDYSDATGEFRDFEIIREEDLTEAVYERMDTAARYMREMNRNLGEKIDKVGEKVDKVAEKVDAGRKENKKGFSMLGEKIDKVAEKVDIVGDKVDKVAEKVGTVKEDTGEIRRSLHTLEDHMLKYEELRRDILEIKQALKEKGIV; translated from the coding sequence ATGAACAGTATTGAACAGGCACACCTCATCATCAAAGGAAGGGTACAGAAGGCAGGTTATCGTGATCATATCGATGAGATGGCGTTCAATCTTGATCTTACAGGTTATGTGAAGAATCTTCCCGATGGATCGGTTGAGGTTGTCTGTGAAGGAGAGCGAGAGAAGATCGAGCAGTTTATCGATCTGATCTGGATAAAACAGTATCCAATCTCGGTTGAGGATATAGAGGTGGATTATTCAGATGCAACAGGTGAATTCAGAGACTTTGAGATCATAAGAGAAGAGGATCTAACTGAAGCAGTCTATGAACGAATGGATACCGCTGCCAGGTACATGCGCGAGATGAACAGGAATCTTGGCGAGAAGATCGATAAAGTCGGGGAGAAGGTTGATAAAGTTGCTGAGAAGGTTGATGCAGGAAGGAAAGAGAACAAAAAGGGATTTTCGATGCTTGGTGAGAAGATCGATAAAGTTGCCGAGAAGGTTGACATAGTTGGAGATAAAGTTGATAAAGTTGCTGAGAAGGTTGGTACCGTCAAAGAGGATACAGGGGAGATACGACGTTCTCTACATACACTCGAAGATCACATGCTGAAGTATGAAGAATTACGTCGGGATATTCTTGAGATAAAGCAGGCTTTGAAGGAGAAGGGGATTGTTTAG
- a CDS encoding protein containing PilT protein yields the protein MRTLPNDALITATCKHYGIGKIATFDSDFKRVGFLEVVEV from the coding sequence GTGCGAACTCTCCCGAACGACGCCCTGATCACCGCAACCTGCAAACACTATGGAATCGGAAAGATCGCGACATTTGATTCTGATTTTAAACGGGTTGGGTTCCTTGAGGTTGTTGAGGTTTGA